Part of the Thunnus albacares chromosome 11, fThuAlb1.1, whole genome shotgun sequence genome, tatttatagttaaCATTCCTGGTATTtcttaaaaccaaaaaaaatcagtaaatgcAAGTTTGACCTTCAATGTTCATTATAAAGTAAGTAACAAACAAAGTTAAGGAGACACACAaaaactttggcagaaaatgaTGTGTTCAAGCGGGACCCCATCACTCATAGCAAGATGAAAATATGACTGACTGGCTCATAACTTGCAGATATCCCGCTGTCAGTGGGGATACTTGAGCCTCGTTCACACCCTCTGCACCTCAACACCATTGAGTTCGTCTGGGATCCCGTCAAGAACGCTTCTGTTTTCATCCAGGTACAGATAGATTCCGGTCAAACGTATGTGAGAAGCCAGCGTCATACCTTCATATAGCAGAATATTTGAGAGATGTTAATATATATGTAACAGActaacatttttcttcttttctcaggTGAACTGCATCAGCACCGAGTTCACCCCCAGGAAGCATGGTGGGGAGAAAGGGGTGCCTTTTCGAATCCAGGTGGACTCTTTCACCACCAACGAACAGGGGGAATACATGGAGCATGTCCATTCCTCCAGCTGCCAGGTCAAAGTCTTCAAGGTATGAAGCTTGTCTGGCCAACGTCGTcggcatgtttgtgtttcacaaaGTTATACCATACTTTAATAATCAATTTGGCTGTATGTTTGATCAGGAATGCAACTTCATCTATCTATTAAATGTTTCTATATTTCACTTCTAATGTCTAATTTTTCTGAAAGCCAAAAGGAGCTGATCGCAAACTGAAGACAGATAGGGAAAAGATCGATAAAAAGTCCctacaagacaaagaaaagtatcAACAATCCCATGAGACCACCCTGCTAAAAGAGGTGAGGCATACTGTGTTCTTTCTCCGGCCACGTTACATAACAGAGCAGATCTGAGGAAcctttgtttgctttcattATGTCAGTAGTGCTGTAACTTTATTGATCCAACAGTGGTAAATTCTTGTGTTGTCTTGATATTTATCTGATCTCATCAGCACTGAAGACATACAATCATTATGCTTTATTTCATATCTGGTTTTGCTTGACAATAAGAATGTTTTCCctcattttgttttggttctctGCACACAGGACATTTTAAACCAGTACTACGTCACTGTGTGTTAAtattcattttgagtcattcttTATAAACATGTGCTTGCTTTGGTGTTGAGGTCTGTCAATGATTGGGACACTTGGTGCGTCACTTTAGTGTCTCTAAACGTCAAGTGACTCAGCAGTTTCTGCTTAAACTTTTATCTGGTTTGTCATTCAACTCGATGAAAAACAAACCTGATCAGAGATGAAGCAATTAACCGTATACTGAACTGTAGGTTTGTAAGGAAGTGACAactgagaaaagagagggagacaatgTTTTCACTTTGGGTTCAAAACAAAGATAGAAAACCCCAATGTTACTAAACATTTATTGAGCAGTACTTTTAGACTGAGCTGTCAaaatttttaaagctgcattcattgatttatttttttggccactgggGGGCAGCATTACACTCACATATTCTCCCTTTTAGAGTTGGTTTAGCAAATGTTTTTGCAAAAACATGCCATTTCAAAGACCAACATTAGagttgtgtttctctgtttcctcctctaCCTAATCCTGAGGGAAAAAACCTTTAGCTGTTCACCAGCTAATTGCAAACTTTGTCTGCTCTTTGGTTCTGGGTAGGTAGTGTAAACAGTTTTgggtgggtttttagagcttctGCCTGCTGCAGTAGGAAATGAGGTTGATAAGGGAAGAGATTACAGGCTGGGCAACCAAAATTAGCTTAAAGAGGCTAAAAGTCTCCATAGAGCTGAAGGGAACTGAGTTGGGTGATAACTCTTTGATGATTTGTGATTAAAAGCAACaacttttacattacacatagtaATTTGTTCCATTGTTAGTACAGAAATATTGagtagtgcagctttaataatatagttttaatatttcatcatgCCATTTCTTTGTGCTCTCTCTCAAGTGTTCACCCTGGCCTGATGCCCTGAATCTCACCAGCCACAGCACCAGCAGCACTCCATCTCCAGTTTACCACAGCTCACCAACTTCCTGTAGTTTTGCAGATGGGTGAGTCATCATTCACACTAGTCACCATTTTGTTTGTGCCAACCTAATTTCTTGTTTAGTAGAGCTCTGCAGATAAAGCCGTAGATTAGAGTCAAACCAGTGACAGTTGCATTGGTTTTCAGGTGTGATTAagactaaaatataaaaaaatattatttggtTTGATGGGATTTCAGTAGCTTTGTTGACAAAAGTGATCAAAAGGCAGAGCAATCTGTGAAAATATTAGTGATGGAGCTCCCTCTATAGGTGCTTACCAGGATTACTCCAGAATCCTGAGAAGAAAACTAGACTCTTTGGTCATTAAAAGAGCAGACAGATGTGTTTCAGAgtaataacaaacaaacacaatactcAACCAATGACCCCAATCTGTTCTTTCTTCCtcatgtgcatgtttgtgtagcAACTGTTCTCCAAACCAGCAAGGGGAGCTGCTCATGCCCGGCTGCTCTGATGTAAGTAACGGGGAACAGTGCAGTGTGAAAGTGTTAATGTTGCTCTCTTATTCCTTTTAGGCCATTATTTGGAGACAGTGGATGCTGTGCTGCTATATTCATTTCAAGggctcttcttctttttgacaTGTAGCACCTTCTGCCATCGTCCTCGCCGCAGGACACTCAGCAGTGGCTGCACCGTCACAGGTTCTCGCCTTTCTCAAGGCTCTTCACCAGCTTCTCAGGTAACAtggggggtaaaaaaaaaaatcacattttgatcCATGGAACAAATAGAGACTCAATCATAGGAAAACATTTTGAGGACTTCTCTGAATTACACTTTCTGTAAAATCTATAGCTTTTTGGAAGAGATAAGACTAAGAAAGAAGTGATTTCTGTTGGTTTGTCCATCCCAGCATCAGATGAGTTTACAGGGACACATAGAGCAGGCCAGGAAGCAGAACCAGATTTTCTAATGTTGTTGCAGGTGCTGATCTATTGAGGATGAGCAGGGAGGATCTGATCCAGATCTGCGGCCCAGCTGATGGTATTCGCCTCTTTAACACGGTGAAAGGAAGGTGAGacatcagaatcagctttattggcccAATATGTTTATCCATACATGGAATTTCACTCTGGTTTCTTGTGGTTCTCAaagcactcacacacaacaaTACAAACAGCCAGAACAAGGACAACAAATCTGGACAAAAATCAGTGAATATACACATATTACTGTTATTCACAAGGAAGTAGGTGaaaaatagatacataaataTGGAAACAACAAATTTACAACAACATACAATGTCTATAGTAGGGATGtacagagggcccagtatttgtatctgtatttgttgagacagcaaaattatttgtatttgtatttgaataaaagtggaaagaggcttaaaaatcctttttgtttttttttacgcctctaattttagaaaattaaagtgttagaATAAGTGttcatttgacatgttttttttttttccccgaaaacaaataattttttaaatatttgtatgaaacaaatattcgtataaaacccactatttgtgctttgccgaataatgtatttatattcaggCACACCGCTAATCTATATACAGGTAAAACAGtttctgtaaattgtaaatAGGATGCAAATAGTGCAAAAGTGTGTGAGAGTGCAGGGAAGTGTGAGTgctgaatgtaatgtaataaataattatatatatatatatatatcatttctAGGTACATAGGATGATTTTGTGTTACAGGGTTATTATACAGCAACTGATTTAACTGTTCATCAGCGTGATGGCGTGCACAAAGAACCTGATCCTGTGTTCTGGTTAaatacattaacatttaattaaaatacatttctaagtGCTCAGACATACTACGTGTGTTTCGTGCAGCGGCTACATTTGGTTTGTTCATGGAAAAATGGATGCagggattttattttattttttttatttttttttaatttatttgtttgtttatttaacagggacagtgcacattaataaacattccTGTAAATGCGCCAGAGTTAGCcaagaggctatttttcatctgtagtcccctggacagatgttacagagtcgccctaaaaacagaatatgaaaatgagattgaaattacaaaaaaggTACTGAGGTCTTTTATGAGCATGCAgaacaattaataaaatgaagaaagaagaacatatataatattaataaaaaacatcattcaggaCATCCTtaaaatacacaacacagaCTCATGATACAAGATATGcaagacaataaatacatgaggatattaatgttaatagaaGAGTAGATTGAATAAGACCACACTGAGCTGCATTGTTAGACACTAACTAGAACATGCAAAGCAGAAGCACAGATACAAAAATCATACACAgtttatgtaaaatacataaattagtctgacacaataaaagcaaaaccacAAAACGACATGCATGCAGGTACATGAAGGCAGACTGGCGGTAGCAAGATAGCGACAGGTGACAGTAGACCGCAAAGGAAGTtcagcacagacagactgaggacAGCAAGGTGCAACTAAGTCTTAGTGCTGACAGAGCTGAGTACTAATTaaccatttctttaaatgaGCTCTAAATGAACTACACGTGCCCAGTTCTCTAATAGTTGCTGGGACTGAGTTCCATTCTAGTTCAGCTTTAACAGACTGACTGAAGgtgctttttctctcttgtgaaCCCATATGCAGTTGTTCTTATGTTGAcgtgatgatgataatgaaaaaGGGATGTTGTTGCTGCTTCATTAGACACAGCAGGGTTATAAGAAACTGGAAGGTGTGAAATTTATATCATAAATGCTAGTGTGACTCCTTCTGTTAAGATGACGTATCCTGACAAGCCCAAGTAGCTGCTAAGACAACACCCCTCAGTCTTTCCCCGAAACTTGTTTAGTTTCCTTCAAAGTCCCTTTTCTGTGCCTATAATACAGTAGATTACAAACCGGGAAAGCTGATGCAATATTATCcaatcaaaaataaacacaacacctGAATTTAAGTCCTGAAATCTCGTATTTTCCAGGTATATACAGCCCCGTCTTACCATCTACGTGTGTCAGCAGCAGGTCAGAAATCAACCTGTCATCAAGCCGGGAGGTGTCGACAGTaagtgcacatactgtataatatgatTCTTATTATTGTCTTCTTATTGTATgccacatatactgtatgaacaTGTTCAATAAGTATAAGAGTTACTCTGCAAGTTTGTTTAAATTGGTGTGTAATCGTGATTTTTTTGTACTGTATTCCTTCATATGTGTGCAGTCCAGAGTGGAGATCTATGCAGGAGTCATGTGATTAATTCTGACCATATTGATTAGATCATCTCTTATGTCGGATTCATTTAAACACTCCTTACAGTTCctacattttttaacataatttgaatggtgttatcatttattttgtgatcAAGGATCAAGATCATGGAATTTTATGAGGAAGTGTTTTACAGACCTAAATTCTCTGTGGAAGTAGTGAAATAACAGGAAATGTTTACAAATAAGCCACCATACAGCAAAATAGCACAATATcacaacattt contains:
- the tfcp2l1 gene encoding transcription factor CP2-like protein 1, whose product is MLFCHSQPESYHQHSASYIREALAPFLKNEEARLMAENGVKRTPFQYILCAATSPAVKQQEETLTYLNQGQSYEIRMLNRKLVEYTDISSKYVKSIVRVVFHDRRLQYMEHQQLEGWRWNRPGDRILDIDIPLSVGILEPRSHPLHLNTIEFVWDPVKNASVFIQVNCISTEFTPRKHGGEKGVPFRIQVDSFTTNEQGEYMEHVHSSSCQVKVFKPKGADRKLKTDREKIDKKSLQDKEKYQQSHETTLLKECSPWPDALNLTSHSTSSTPSPVYHSSPTSCSFADGNCSPNQQGELLMPGCSDHLLPSSSPQDTQQWLHRHRFSPFSRLFTSFSGADLLRMSREDLIQICGPADGIRLFNTVKGRYIQPRLTIYVCQQQVRNQPVIKPGGVDIYHALYLDELTLLDLSEKIAALYSITPQQITHIYRQKPSGIHVLVSDEMVQNFREETSFIISTISGENTDGYHIVLK